A window of the Ipomoea triloba cultivar NCNSP0323 chromosome 14, ASM357664v1 genome harbors these coding sequences:
- the LOC116003995 gene encoding uncharacterized protein LOC116003995, with the protein MAYALVTTARKLVPYFQAHPIEVLTDQPLAGILRNPISSGRMMKWAIELTQYGIEYRPRPSIKVQALADFIVECTAQDRRGKTNNYALDEWWELNADGAACAKHCGGGIMLTTPEGFKVYYSLEYQFKVSNNEAGYEAVIGGKRLAVALGARNLRIKTDSRLVVGQIKGTFETRGENLKMYKDVTEGLLEKLKAHEIQHVPRTENVEADLMSKISLGGVPRHLSQVCRKEIIYAPSTESLLVASVTSTGVPPLPKWMEELTNYITKGELPLDLTQAAKIKRRAPAYRLEGRQLYKKSFGGPLMKCLQPSEAEQVIEEAHKGICAAHQGANTLARKLLIQGYYWPNMVHDCIQKVQNCQTCQKFAEKQGRPATFYTPVTTAIPFAKWGVDLLGPLPQAPGRHKYCIVAVDYFTK; encoded by the coding sequence ATGGCATACGCCCTAGTTACCACCGCGCGAAAGTTGGTCCCATACTTCCAAGCCCACCCAATAGAAGTACTAACTGACCAACCGCTCGCGGGGATACTGAGAAACCCGATATCCTCGGGGCGAATGATGAAATGGGCCATAGAATTAACACAATACGGAATTGAGTACAGGCCCCGACCTTCCATCAAGGTACAAGCACTGGCAGACTTCATTGTAGAATGCACGGCGCAGGACCGGAGAGGAAAAACAAATAACTACGCCCTAGATGAGTGGTGGGAACTAAATGCAGACGGGGCAGCCTGTGCCAAGCACTGCGGAGGGGGAATAATGTTAACCACGCCAGAAGGGTTCAAGGTGTATTACTCCCTGGAATACCAATTCAAGGTGTCCAACAACGAGGCAGGGTATGAGGCAGTAATCGGGGGCAAAAGACTGGCAGTCGCGCTAGGAGCGCGCAACCTGCGCATCAAGACAGACTCGCGGCTAGTGGTAGGGCAAATCAAAGGCACATTTGAAACTAGAGGGGAAAATTTAAAGATGTACAAAGACGTTACAGAAGGCTTATTGGAAAAATTAAAGGCACATGAAATACAACACGTGCCCCGAACAGAGAACGTAGAAGCAGATTTAATGTCCAAAATATCCCTGGGAGGAGTCCCAAGGCACTTGTCACAGGTTTGCAGAAAGGAGATCATCTACGCACCTAGTACAGAATCCCTCCTAGTAGCCTCCGTCACCTCAACAGGCGTGCCACCCTTACCCAAATGGATGGAGGAATTAACAAACTACATCACCAAAGGAGAACTTCCACTGGACCTCACGCAGGCGGCCAAAATCAAACGAAGAGCTCCAGCTTACCGGCTGGAAGGTCGCCAGTTGTATAAAAAGTCTTTCGGTGGCCCGCTAATGAAATGCTTACAGCCTAGCGAAGCCGAACAAGTAATAGAAGAGGCCCACAAAGGCATATGCGCCGCTCACCAAGGAGCCAATACTTTAGCAAGAAAATTACTGATCCAAGGCTATTACTGGCCCAACATGGTCCACGATTGCATTCAAAAGGTCCAAAATTGCCAAACCTGTCAGAAGTTTGCAGAAAAACAAGGTAGGCCAGCAACCTTCTACACCCCCGTCACCACGGCGATACCCTTCGCTAAATGGGGAGTAGATCTTTTAGGACCACTACCACAAGCCCCAGGACGCCACAAGTACTGCATAGTCGCCGTTGACTATTTCACTAAGTGA